In Anoplopoma fimbria isolate UVic2021 breed Golden Eagle Sablefish chromosome 12, Afim_UVic_2022, whole genome shotgun sequence, one DNA window encodes the following:
- the cd63 gene encoding CD63 antigen → MAVEGGMKCVKFLVFIFNFIFWLCGLALTVVGILVQVSFHKTLIIRDVSASAAPIVIIVIGLVIFFIAFFGCCGAWKENYCMVTTFAVCLSLIIIVEIAAVIVGYVFRNKLATVVEDSLGDMISGYKNGTAEFKKSLDKLQTDMKCCGMNSSSDWRSFGNDGNSVPDSCCLTPVANCGVGAMTDAAKVYQKGCHDALVDFLKKNIQWVIIAAIVIAFLQLLGIVFSCMLMRGIRSGYEVM, encoded by the exons ATGGCTGTAGAGGGGGGAATGAAATGTGTCAAGTTCctggttttcattttcaacttCATTTTCTGG CTATGTGGCCTAGCATTGACTGTTGTGGGAATCCTGGTTCAAGTGAGTTTTCACAAAACCTTGATCATCCGTGACGTGTCAGCCTCAGCAGCTCCCATTGTTATCATTGTAATCGGCTTGGTGATTTTCTTCATCGCCTTCTTTGGCTGCTGTGGTGCCTGGAAAGAGAACTACTGCATGGTCACCACG tttgcCGTTTGTCTCTCCCTGATCATTATTGTTGAGATTGCAGCAGTAATCGTTGGATACGTCTTCAGAAACAAA CTGGCGACTGTCGTCGAGGATAGTCTCGGCGACATGATTTCCGGTTACAAGAACGGCACAGCTGAATTCAAAAAGTCCTTGGATAAACTGCAGACGGAT ATGAAATGCTGTGGGATGAACAGTTCCTCTGACTGGAGAAGCTTTGGAAATGATGGAAACTCTGTGCCTGACTCATGCTGTTTGACTCCCGTTGCTAACTGTGGAGTCGGGGCCATGACGGACGCTGCCAAAGTGTACCAGAAG ggTTGTCATGATGCTTTGGTGGATTTcctgaagaaaaacatccaGTGGGTGATAATTGCAGCGATTGTTATCGCTTTCCTGCAG TTATTGGGCATCGTGTTCTCCTGCATGTTGATGAGAGGCATCCGCAGCGGCTACGAAGTCATGTGA